The Deltaproteobacteria bacterium genome contains the following window.
GCTCTCTTTCCTGACTGTGGAACAGCTCCCCCGCCAGTCTTTGCAATTCCTCGCGGTGACGCTTGACCGCCGTCATAAGCGTGGTGTTCTCGATGGCTGCGCCCAGGAAGTTCCCTATGGACCCCATCAGGTCTTTCTCTTTGATGTTCAGCTCGCGGCCGGCCGGCAGCTCCAGGGAAAAGAATCCGGAGGCTTTGTTCTTCGCCGTAATCAGGAAACAATGAAAGTCCAGCTCGTGATGGCCGTCGCGCAGGGGTACGGAAGCCAGGAAAGAGGGGAACCGCGGCTTGGGTGCAAAGGAGATGTTCTCCTGGAACAGGGCTTTCATCAGTCGATCGTCTTTAAGCGTGATCGTCCCTTTCTTTCCGAACATGCCGCTGGTCATGCCCACCTGGGCCCGCAACACCAGTCTCCCCGCTTCACGGTCGATCAGATACACTCCTCCGGTCTTGAGGCCCAGCATGGCCAGCACGTTCTCGAGAGCGAACTGGAGGATCGTGTCCAGATTCATCGTCAGATTCATCGTGAGGGCGATGTTGTTCAGGAGTTGAAGTTCCCGGTTCCGCTGCTGAAGGTTTTTCTCCGCCTGTTTGCGGAGCGTGATGTCCTTGGCCAAACCTTCGACCAACTCGACGCGGCCGTCCGGTCCCAGGACCGAATTCCCATTGATGAGCACGGTAATCCGGGATCCGTCCCTTCGGACCAATTCGGTCTCGAAATCCTTGACCATGCCGTCCCGGTCTATCATCTCCTGAAACGCTCGCGGTGCGTCCGCACTCAAATACAACCGGCTCACGTTTCCCACGGACAGCAGGTCCTCCTTGTCCCGGTATCCCAACATGGCCACTCCGGCCGGATTGACGTCCAAAAGCGCACCCGTCCGGGAAGCCACGTAAATCATATCCTGGGATCCTTCGAAGATCCGGCGGTATTTCCTCTCGGAAGCAATTCGTTCATCTTCGAGACGTTTCTTGTCCGTTATGTCCTTGAATACCTCGATCCCGCCCAGGACTTCCCCATGTGCTCCCCGTAGCACGGAAGTACTGCATATGATAGGCACCTCCCGACCAAGAGCGTTTCGAATGCGGTATTCCCGGTTGTAAATGTTGCGCCCGGTTTCCACGGCCTGCTTCACCGCGCAATCGGTTTCGCATATGCTGTTCTTGAACACGTCCTTGCAATACATGCCCACTGCGTCGTGCGACCAGAATCCGGTGATCTGTTCCGCCGCGGGATTGATGTATGTAATCTTCCAGTCCCGATCCGTGGTGAACAAGCCGTCCGGCAGCCGATCCAGTATTTGAAAAAATCCTTCTTCACGCTGGTAGGCATGCTTCAGGGCGTCCTCGAAATACACACGCACTTGATCGGCAACGAATCCGTTCCAACCCAGCGGATCTTCGTTGGCGTGGGCTTCGAAAAAATCGCACATGAGACAGGATGCCAGTTTCGAACGGAAATCGATCTGATAGGAGTTAAAACACCGAGTGCGCGGCACCAGCCAGCAAGGGCTCTTGCCGCCCCTATGGACGGGACACATCTCCTCGTTGCAATCCATGACCTCCCAACACGCCAGGGATCGCTGGGAATCGGACTCTCTAAGACTCACGTATCCTTTTGACCGCAACAAACTCACAACACGGGTCTCCTTGGGCCCGACAGTGTTTCTCTTGAGCTTTGTACGTAAAACATCCGTCCGGATAATCCGGACCGTACATCAGATCCATGAAACCCGCCGTTACGCCGCACAGCATGAAGCATTTGCCGCTGTCGGCCTTCCCGTAATTCAGAAGATAACCGTCCGATTCGTAACCGCTCATGGCCTGGATCACCAGCTTCTCATGGGGAACAATCTCTTTTATTTTCAGGTCCCCCCATCCCAGCGCAACGGCGATAGCGGCAAACGCTTCTATCTGGTCGGTTTCGGTCTCGATCATGGGACGAACCAGTTCGTCCCATTCGGACGAGGTCCGGATACCGTGGAAGGTCGCGTAAGAGCATTCCTGCGCCGCGCGAATCAGCAGATCCACAGCTTGAACCTGCGGTTTCGGCCTGAGAATCCGCTCGAATTCAAAGCAAAGCATGTTGTAATAAGAGGCATAGTTCAGGGAGAGATACACCCCGAAAATGGGGATGATTCCTTTCGAGTCGCGCGTGGCACTGCCCTGCATAACGGCTCGGACAATTCTAGCTCCGTCAATCGCCATGGTTTCTCTCTGTAGCTACGAATTTACAGACCTTGCCTTTCACCAGCTTGCAGGCCGTTTCCTCAACTTCATACTCTCGTTCGTACAAAACCGATAGTATGCCTGCGATCCAGCCTCTGGTGAAATGGCATCCCGGAGTGAACCTCCGGCCGTGCTTGGCCAGCCACCCTGTGACGTGGTGGCTTGATAGGGATTCCACGCGGGAACGCCTCGATCCCACCTGGCGGAAGTTCAGCAGCCCTAAGCCGCAAATCTGATGCAGGGTTTCGGCCAGCTCGATCTTGGACTTAACGGTGCGGATCTGGGGATACCGTTCCAGGATGATGCGAAACCCGTTGGCCGACGCCCGCTCGGCGGCGCACACCATGAGATTCGCGCCTTCCATGCCCAACGTTTCCTCGGCCATGGTTTGCAGGTTGATGTTGAAGTGGTGGCAATGCATGATGATGGGACTGCCCGCCAGGCTCACGCGGTAACCGTCGCGCGTATATTCCTTACGCCAGTCAATGTCCATAGGTACGTTCCTGTCGGCCGATAAAAGCCGCTAAGCTCCTTTGAAGTTCAGGTAATCCCTCAACGCATCTTCGGTGCTCCGGAATGCGAGATCGTCCCAAGGTACGGCGTCGTATGCGAACAACCGGGCTTCGCTCACTTCGTCTCCCGCCTCGATTTCTCCGTGGTCCCATCGGGCCGTGTACACCACCACGACCACCTCGGAATCCGGATAGGAGTACACGCCAAGCAAGCGGTCGATGGAAACGTCGATATTGGCTTCCTCGCGCGTTTCACGAACGGCTGCGGCTTCCACCGGCTCCATCAGATCCACGAAGCCTCCGGGAACGACCCACTTACCGATCTCGGGAGGTATCGCCCTTCTGACGAGCAGAATCGATCCATCCCGATCGATCACCGTGCAAGCCGCCACTTTCGGATCGAGGTAGAAAACAAACCCGCAACGCCGACATTTCAATCTCGGCGGTTCGGTTTTGCGAATCACCGTCCAACCCAACTCGCCACCACAGGAAGGACAGAACCGAAACGCTTTTTTCCGATCCGGGCCGTGGTCATTCATGAAAGGCAACGGGATTATATTCAACAAACAGGCGATAGAAAGCCGCCAGCACGAGTGCATGAGTAATGTCGCCGTTTTTTATCAGTGAGGGCACTTCAGAAAGAGGGTGCAGGCAGGTTTGAATGTCTTCCGCATCGTCCAGTTGTTGAGCTCCAAAGTAGTCCACATCGTGGGCAATATACGTGTAGCACCGGTTGTCCAGAATGGCCGGGTTCGGATGTACCCAGCCCAGATCCGTCCACCGGGACGCCGAACATCCGGTCTCTTCCAGGAGTTCCTTCTTGGCCGCCTCGAGGGGGGTCCTGCCGGGATCCACCAGGCCTCCGGGAATTTCCAAGGTGACTTTGCGAATACCATGACGGTATTGATGGATGAGAACGACCTCCTTGTCTTTCGTCAACGGTATTACATTCACCCAGGGACACGACTCCAGAACGAAAAATTTATGTTCACGGCCGGTACGGGGAGACTGGGAATGGTCCGTGCGCACACGGAACACCCGATAAGAGTTGTCCAAATCGCTTTTGAGTACTTTCCAGGGTTTGATGCCCGCCATCTAAAACTCCAAATTTCCCGGTGTACGGGGGAAGGGAATCACGTCGCGGATATTGGACATACCCGTGACGAACTGCACCAACCGATCGAAACCCAAACCGAATCCGGAGTGGGGCGCGGTGCCGTATTTACGAAGGTCGAGGTACCACCAATAGTCATCCAGGTTCATTCCCGCCTCTTTCATACGCGCCGCCAGCACCTCGTACCGTTCCTCGCGCTGGCTGCCTCCCACGATTTCCCCCACCCGGGGGACCAGCACGTCCATGGCGGCCACGGTATTTCCATCGTCGTTAACCCGCATATAGAAAGGACGAATCGCTTTGGGATAACCCGTCAACACGACCGGCCGTTTGAATACGTCCTCGGTGAGGAATCGTTCGTGCTCGGACTGAAGATCATCCCCCCATTGAATGGGAACGTCAAACGTCTTCTTGGAGCGGGAAACAAGATTCACCGCCTCCGTGTAAGATATGCGCTCGAAACGCTGCGTCAGAAGGTCCTCCAATACGCGTGAAATCGTCGTATCGACGAAACGATGGAACAGATCCATGTCCTCCGGGCAGCGTTCCAGAACGTTCCCAATAACGAATTTCAAGAACGCTTCCACAAGGTCGATGTCTTCGTCCAAATCGCAGAACGCCATTTCGGGTTCGACCATCCAGAATTCAGCCAGGTGTCTGGACGTGTTCGAGTCCTCGGCGCGGAACGTAGGACCGAAGGTGTAGACTCTTCCCAAGGCCATGGCATACGCTTCCGCCTCGAGTTGTCCACTGACGGTAAGGTGAGCGGGCTTCCTGAAAAAATCCTCGGAAAACGTGACGCTTCCCCCACGGCACATGCTATCGAGATCCAGGGCGGTGACGTGGAACATCTCGCCCGCCCCCTCACAGTCGCTTCCCGTAATGATGGGAGCATGGAGGTAAACAAACCCGTTATCCTGGAAGAAACGGTGCACCGCATCGGCCATTGTGTTGCGTATGCGCGAAATGGCCCCGAACGTATTGGTGCGCGGCCTGAGATGAGCCAGGGTTCTCAAGAACTCGAAGGAATGACGTTTCTTTTGAAGGGGGTATTCATCGGGGTCGGCCCAACCCAGCACCCGTACGCCGGAGGCTTGGATTTCCACCGCCTGTCCTTTGCCGGGCGATTCGATCAACGCACCCGTGACTTCGACGCTGCAACCCGGAGAAAGCTTCAACAGCTCGGACGTGTAATTTTCCAGATTGCCGTCCACCAGCACCTGGATATTCTTCAGGCACGAGCCGTCGTTGACTTCCAGGAATGAAAATCCGCCTTTCGAATCGCGACGGGTGCGAATCCAGCCGTGCGTGCGCACGGTCGTGCCCACGGGCTTCTTTTGGAAAAGCTCCGATATGCGCATCGGACGAGCACTCATTACGTTATGAAACAAATTCCCGGACCGCCCGGTCCCAATCGTCTTCATCCACATGAAAGACAAAGATGGACGTCGCTTCGTTCTCCATCACGGAGCCGTATACATAGTCAATATTGATGGTCTCTTTGGACAGACGACGAGCCATCTTTCCCAGGACGCCGGGCTCGTTCTTGAGCGTCAGAACGAGAACGTCCGCCGTATCTACCGGGTAGTCACGTTCGTTCAAGGCATCCAGAGCTACATCCGGATGATCCACCACCAGACGGATCACAGAGTAAGTTGAAGTCTCTTGCAGGATGCCGCGATAGTGGTCGGCTACGGTAATGCGCCTTCCTGTCTTCTCCCGGGCACGGAACAGTTCCATCAGGTAGTTCTTGGCGTTCTGTATGCTGATCGCCAATATATTTACATGATGGTTCTCCAACACATCGCAGAGTTTCGCCAACTCGCCCGGCTCATTTTTCAAAATTACGCAAATCTGTTTGCCAACGCCCATGGGACAACCTCCAATTCAGTCCGTTTCCGCTTGTTATACACTTCGTGCCCGGCGCACTCAAACTTTTTTTGGAGACGCCACAGCTACGCTTCCGTGTAAGCCTTTTATCTTGACAAGCGGTCCCGTTCTGATATCGTAACGTCTATTGTATACAATATTTTACTTTCTTGTCTAATATATTGGTATAACACATGAATATCATTGTATTAGTTAAGCAGGTCCCCGACACTTCGAAAATTCAAATCGACCCTCGCACCGGCACCCTGAAACGTGAAGGCGCGCCCGGCATCATCAACCCGGAAGACACCCACGCCCTGGAGACCGCCCTCCAGCTCAAGGAGATCAGGGGAGGCTCCATCACAGTGGTGTCCATGGGGCCCCCCCAGGCAATAGACGCGATTTCGGAAGCCTTGGGTATGGGCGCCGACAGAGGCATTCTGCTCACCGATCCCTTCTTCGCTGGAGCCGATACCTGGGCCACGTCCACGGTTTTGGGCAAGACCGTCCAGCGGCTGCAGCCGTTCGACCTCATTCTCTGCGGCCGTCAGGCCATCGACGGCGACACGGCGCAAATCGGACCTCAAGTGGCGGAGTTTCTCAACCTCCCCCAGGTCACCTATGTCCGACATATGGAAACGAAAGACGCCTCGATCATTTGCGAACGGACGGTGGATGGCGGCATCGAAACAGCGATCAGCCCACTGCCCTGTCTGGCGACCGTTTTGGCCTCCAAGAACCGCCCTCGGTATCCTGTTATCAGGAATCTGTTATCCGCCTGCCGGGAAAAGGCTCCCATCGAAGTGTGGAACGCCGCCGATATAGGGCTTAAGGTGGACGACATCGGACTTCTGGGCTCTCTGACCAAAGTCGTTCGAGTGTTCTCGCCCAAACAGGAGCGGATGGGAGAAATCTGGCAGGACTCCGCGGACGTGATGGCAACCAGACTGGTGGATCGGCTTTCCGCCGCGCATTTGCTATAAAGGTATCCAGCCGTGGCCGTATGGATCGACCCCGATAAGTGCAATGCCTGCATGGTCTGCGTACGTGTCTGTCCCTACGGGGCCGTGGAGATCGTGGCCGACTGCGCCCGGCAGACGGAACGGTGCACCATGTGCGGCGTTTGCATCGAGTCGTGCAAACAACAAGCCATTCTCTCCGACGCGGAAAAACGTTCGATCCCGGACCTGAGCGGTCACCGGGGTGTGTGGGTATTTGCCGAGCAGCAAAACGGGCGTTTGAACCGCGTTGGGCTCGAATTGCTGGGTCGGGCGCGCACGTTGGCGGACGACCTGGGTCAGGAGGTTTCAGCCGTACTGGCCGGTGACCGCATACGGCATTTGGCTTCCGACCTCATTACGGGCGGAGCGGACGTTGTTTTCGTCATTGAAGACCCTCGATTGGACCGTTATCAGACATCCTCGTACGCCAAGGTTTTTTCCGACCTGATCCGAGAACACGCTCCGGCCGTTATCCTTTTGGGAGCCACCCACGCCGGCAGAGATTTGGCGCCCCGACTGTCCCGAAGACTCCGGCTAGGTTTGACCGCGGATTGCACCGGTCTCGAAATAGACCATGAGGATCCCAACCGGAATCTGCTCCAGACCCGCCCGGCCTTTGGGGGTGACATCATGGCCACCATTGTTACGGCCGGTGTCCGGCCTCAAATGGCCACGGTGAGGCCGGGTGTGATGGAACCGAGGCCGGCCGACCTCACGCGAAAAGGTCAAGTGCGCGTCGTCCGGCCCGAACTCGATTCAAATGACTTCAGAATAACCCTCTTGGACGTGGTGCGGGAAACCGGGCGGACCGCGGACCTGTCCTCCGCCAAGATCGTGGTGGCCGGGGGACGGGGGGTAGGAGGCGAAGATGGATTCAGATTGCTCGAGAACCTCGCCCAAGTACTAAACGCGGAACTCGGCGGCAGCCGTGTGGCCGTGGAAGAGGGATGGATCTCTCCGGATCGACAGATCGGCCAAACCGGACAGACCATACGCCCGGAACTGTACATAGCCTGCGGCATCAGCGGCGCCGTCCAGCATCGGGCCGGTATCCTCAATTCGAGATACATCGTGGCCATCAACAAGGACCCGGGGGCTCCCATATTTGCCGTCGCCGACTACGGCCTGGTGGGGGACCTCGGGGAAATCGTGCCTTCGTTGACCGAAAGGATCGGGCGGCTGACGTGAACGCCCAACTACCGGAACGGAGTAGCTGCATGCTTCGGTCATCTCCCAAAGAACTCCTGCGGACCGTTATGGCCCGATATGTCAATAAGGAACTGATTCCCAAGGCTCAGGAAATCGACGAACACGGTGAATTCCCATGGGAAATCTTCCGTGAAATCGGGAGGATGGGATTGTTTGGGATGCGCTACCCGGCCAAAGACGGTGGAGCCGGGGGCGACTCGACCCTGTTCTGCATCGCTTGCGAGGAACTGGCGCGGGGTTCCATGAGCGTTGCCGCCATTGTGGCCATGCAATCCCTTATGGGCACGAATTTCTTGTATCGTTATGGCGGTCCCGAGTTGCGGGAAATGTTTTTCCTGCCCGCCATGAAGGGCGAAAAGGTCGCCGCATTCGCCCTGACCGAGCCTGATGCCGCTTCGGACCTGGGAGCGGTGCGAACCGCGGCCGCGCGGAAAGACGGCGCTTTCGAGATAACGGGGCTCAAGACCTGGATTACCAACGGCCCCGTAGCCGACTTTTTCACCGTATTGTGCCAGACCGATAAGACAAAGGGCATTAAGGGGCTGAACTTCTTCTTCGTTCCACGCGAAACTCCGGGTGTATCCACGAGCCGGCGCTTCGATCTTTTGGGTACGCGTTCCACCCCCATTTCCGAAGTGGCCTTCTCGAATTGCCTGATCCCGCTCCACTACCGGTTGGGCGGAGAAGGTCACGGAGTGAAGAACCTCATGGGAATTCTGGCGGAAATCAGGACCATGACCGCCGCATTGGGGTTGGGCCTGGCCCGGGCCGCGCTGGACGATTCTCTCCAGTACGCCAAAGAGCGCACCCAATTCGGAAAGCCCATCGGCAACTATCAACTTATCCAGGCGAAAGTCGCCGATATGGCGACCGAGATTGAAGCCAGCCGCTTGATGATCTACAATACCACGCGTATGATCGATGAGGGCCGGCCTTGTATGAAAGAGGCGTCCATGGCAAAATACTTTGCCACGGAGACGGCGTGCCGGGCCGCAGACCAGGCGACACGCATCTTCGCATCGTACAGCTATGCCATGGACTACAGACCTCAGCGCTACTATCGCGATTGCCGTTTTCTGCTGTACGGAGGCGGAACGAGTGAAATTCTTCAGACCATTATCGCACGGGAGGTCGGACTCCAATAACGGTCCGATCCATATCCACTAAAATGGTCTCGCATCCCGGCTGGTTGAAAATGGCAATATCCTCGCGGAAAAGGGCAGAGGTGAAGGGGCTACACGGAATGACTCCGCCAAAGTGCAACTTTTCAACGTGCTTTTGACAGGATAGAGGCTCTCGAAGTCCTCGGAAAGGCAGGCAGGAATGTTTGATCTTTATCTGGTAATAGGTCTGGCGGTGGCCGTAATCCTTGCGACGGAGATTTTCGGGGCCATTCAACACCGAAAGGAAAAAAAGGATTCCTAGCCCGGAAGCGTCATGAAGAGTGTTTCGTCTGGGGGTGAGGCGGCAAGAGCGCTTCGGCGGGCTCACGTCAAGGCGAAGCCGATGATTCAGTCGGGGGACGTATCAGGTGAGATCTAGGAGTGAATTCTCTCGTCAGAGAGATTCATCGTTCCGCCTATTGCAGGGTGTCTTTTCAAACGCGCTCCCGCCTCTCGTCTATCACGCTGACATCATCAGCATTCATATGAAGCGGTAAAAGCATTCAAGAATCATTCGGGCGGGCGAGCCGAAGCACACAGCTCCCGTTTGACGATTGCACAATGGACAAGGAAGGCCATCCTTCCACCTTCGTTCGGCAAGACGTCAAAGTCCTTTTCGATGACAGATTCCGGCAGCTTCCGTGACGGCCCCGGTCCCGCCCCGATGATCTACCCGTATCAGATTTCGATGATCTTCCAGCTGTATCGAGCGCCGTTCAGGACCCGATTGTGCGGACCTTGCCAGGAAAACCGATCCGCATTCAATATTCCGGTCTTGAAAGTCACCCAACGATATCGATTTGCATTGAGAATTCCACAGGAGCTGCATGGCATGGGCGGGGTTCCCATCAATCTGAGGGACCGGCCGCCAAATGCATATCTTTCGGCGTTCAGGATTCTCTGTTCCATCTGAACAAAAATCGGTGGCTCAGGAATGTGAAGTGGGGTGGGTGCGGACATTTTTTCCACTTCCGGAGGTCGAGCTTCTTCAGGAACTGGTGATTCATCCGGTTCCGAAGGTCGAGGTTCGGACGAGACGGGTGGCTGAAAACCGAGAGTAGTCTTTATTTTGGTCCAGAATCGCTCCATGATGCGCCCTTTCTATATATATGGTTTTGGACATATATGGTTAAGACTTCCTCCCTTGGGGAAAAAGATCGATACGACGCATTTCAGCATGTGAGATAATTGGGACGATCATTCACAGCGCCGCTCGGCATGAGAACTCCCGAGGGCGTCTTTCCGGAACCAATTCTTTTAGGAGATCTCATTACAACAGACACTTCGTCATTATATCAGACTGAAATTGTTCTATTACAATACTAAATCATAAAAATCCACTCTAATCTTCTTTATTGCCGATTCTTGTGCGAGTTCTTGGGCGGGTTTTGGATCTTGAGAAAAAGCCGCAAAGCGCATAAACTGAGCGGCATCCTGATGGCAGGAGGGTATGCAGGCGCTTTCCGTGTGCACTTCACGTAACCGTCGGACGGTCGGCATGAACGAATAACCGTCCAAAAAGGCGGAATCGGGCTTCGACAGGCGGCCGCCTGAAGAGGAAACCGATCTCCGGATGCACGGCGAACAACTCCTTCACCTTCCGTTTCTCGGACTCCTTCCGATCGCGTGACCGCCGTCGATTCTCGGCTGTCCCATACTTCGACGTAGCCGAACGACCGTCGAGTGGATGACCCTTCGTAGGGGGAAATAGTCTCTTGCGTCTCCGGGTGTTTTAGCGTAAATTTTTATCACCCGAAGTTCCACCCGGTTATTCCAGAGCCCCTCCGGGCTGGACCCTGTTATCGAACGCCGAGATCTCGACCGGCCTCTTTAAGTGGATGCTCTATGGACCTGCCCGTGATTGTTCCCCCGGTGGCTCCGCGCTGGGTATGGATGGAAGAGGTCACCTACTCCCATATCCCCATTGCCACTCTTATCACCGCCTTCCTGTTTTTGGCCCCCATCTATGAGTACATCGGGTATCGCTTGAAAGACGGGCGGTATGACCGCCTGGCCAAGAGCCTGGTGTACTTTTCCATGATTCTCTATTCTCCGGGAGCCGCTCTGGGCACCGGCATACCCATGTTCATCATCGGCCTGTGGACCGAATTCTGGTCCCGGTGGTCGATGCTGTTCTTCTGGCCCCTCATGTTTCAATTTGTGTTTTTTCTCACCGACGTCGGCTTCTTGTTTTTCGGCTACTATTTACCGTGGGACCGGATGCAGGATCGCAAACGTCTCCACATATTTTTCGGTGCGATGACGGCCCTGTTCGGACTCTTGATCCAAGCCGTCTGGGACTCGCTGGGCGCGTACATGACCACACCCAGCACTCCGTTTCCCCCGATAAGCGAACCGGTCGCCTGGTCGGCGCAAGCCTTTTTCAATCCAAGCTATCCTTTTCTCTTTTTCCATCGTTTTTTTGGAAACATCAGTTACACGATGCTTCTCACGGGCGGCGTATTTGCGCTGAAATGCCGGCGTCAAAAGGACCCGGAAGAAAAAGCGTATTTCGTGTTTGCCCGGGATTTCACTTTTACCATAGGTTTCCTGTCGTTTTTTATCATGCCGTTCATCGGCTGGGGTTTCGCCAGGATGTTGCAGATCAAAGCTCCTGTCGTGTTCTATTCCATCATGGGCGGCCATGCTTCACCTTATTTTGTCACTAAGATGGGCCTTATGGTGTCCATGCTGCTGCTCGCGGCCGTTTACATGTTCAAACGGTATAAGAGCAAGATCGTGCTCGGGAGCATGACATTCGGCATCATAAGCCTGTATTTGGTGTTTCACTGGCATCCTCCACTGCACTGGATCCCCGGAGGGCCGATCGTATGGCGTACGTTTTACACAGTGGCCTTCTTGGGCGTTCTGGCTTTTCTGTGGAACGGCGCTCGATTCAAATCCCTTGAATGGAAGGGCTGGCAATGGGTGCTGTTCACCGCCGGCCTGGCCGCTTTTTTTACTTTTGCCCTGGGCGGATTCGTGCGGGAACGGGCAAGGCAGCCGTATAATGTCTATGACCAATTCGTCAAAGTGGAGGTGCTTCCAGAGGAAGCAGATCGATGGCTGACTTACGAGAAGTGCCTGGGCTGTCATCACAAGAGTCCGGAAGAGTTCGAGCGATACGCCAAAAAGGACTGGGAGGTGCGCGTTGGAATCGAACGAAAACGACCGGGCGTCGACATCACGAATGAAGAGGCGGCGCGAATCGTCTCCTTTCTCAAGGGGAATTACCGATGACCCATATTGAGTTTCCTATATTGGGCGCCAAATGGGCCATCGGCTCCATCGCGTTGTTTCATACCGCCGTGGCTTCCCTCGCCATCGGATTTGCCTTTTTCGTCACCCTAGCTCAGATATTGGCGTATATTCACAAGGATCGGCGATACGACTATCTTGCAAAGCGCGTACAATTGGTCCACGTATGCATCTACAACATCGGGACCATCAACGCCATAGGATTGGTGTTCGCCCTTTCAGGCCTCTATCCCCAATTTTGGAGCCAGATATTCGTCCAGTTTTACTGGCC
Protein-coding sequences here:
- a CDS encoding cytochrome ubiquinol oxidase subunit I encodes the protein MDLPVIVPPVAPRWVWMEEVTYSHIPIATLITAFLFLAPIYEYIGYRLKDGRYDRLAKSLVYFSMILYSPGAALGTGIPMFIIGLWTEFWSRWSMLFFWPLMFQFVFFLTDVGFLFFGYYLPWDRMQDRKRLHIFFGAMTALFGLLIQAVWDSLGAYMTTPSTPFPPISEPVAWSAQAFFNPSYPFLFFHRFFGNISYTMLLTGGVFALKCRRQKDPEEKAYFVFARDFTFTIGFLSFFIMPFIGWGFARMLQIKAPVVFYSIMGGHASPYFVTKMGLMVSMLLLAAVYMFKRYKSKIVLGSMTFGIISLYLVFHWHPPLHWIPGGPIVWRTFYTVAFLGVLAFLWNGARFKSLEWKGWQWVLFTAGLAAFFTFALGGFVRERARQPYNVYDQFVKVEVLPEEADRWLTYEKCLGCHHKSPEEFERYAKKDWEVRVGIERKRPGVDITNEEAARIVSFLKGNYR